A single region of the Bacteroidota bacterium genome encodes:
- a CDS encoding thioredoxin domain-containing protein: MDKQFSNHLIHETSPYLLQHAHNPVEWFPWGDAAFKKAKDEDKPILVSIGYVACHWCHVMEHESFENPATAEFMNTYFVNIKVDREERPDVDHIYMNACQLLTGAGGWPLNVFLTPEKLPFSGGTYFPPKPAYGKPSWLDVLMYMKNIFANERDKVEEQAQLLKEHLLKMDNAFIDQTSIAITEKIFTKEEINTAVKSIEQQFDLINGGFGNAPKFPGAMTLLFLVRYNFFEPNEQIEKQIHLSLRKMMLGGIYDHLAGGFARYTVDSKWMIPHFEKMLYDNALLVSLYSEAYRASSNADYAHVVTQTLHFIETELMSSEYGFYASYDADSEGEEGKFYTFTQDELFEVLKDDFEFAKTVFNCTPTGNWEHTNILFRTQTDAEIAAAQQIDTEAVRTKLNSIEQRLLKYRNQRIKPGLDDKIILSWNAMMCAAFVQAYKALGNEHYRNVAVQNIEFILKAFTNKNKPGSLLHTYKNGTAKYPAFIEDYATCIQALLDVYGITGNDNYLEQAVQFTDYVKTHFAGGDGLYFYTEKNQADVPYRSKDFYDNATPSGNSVMVNNLLQLAILTGNQNYYADAEKMVAQLKINMLKHGTSFGNWLTSALTFIYPFAETAITGLDAEKNRDVIYHYYYPHLIIQTDTTGEKKYPLLQSRFVKGENKIYLCQNQTCKLPVSNVQDFIELLNKF, translated from the coding sequence ATGGACAAACAATTTTCAAATCACCTCATACACGAAACTTCGCCTTATCTTTTGCAGCATGCACATAATCCTGTTGAGTGGTTTCCATGGGGTGATGCTGCTTTTAAAAAAGCTAAAGATGAAGACAAACCCATTTTGGTTTCAATCGGCTATGTAGCATGTCATTGGTGTCACGTAATGGAACACGAAAGTTTTGAAAACCCTGCCACTGCTGAGTTTATGAATACCTATTTTGTAAATATCAAGGTAGACAGGGAAGAAAGACCCGATGTTGACCATATTTACATGAATGCCTGTCAGCTGTTAACCGGCGCCGGCGGCTGGCCGCTGAATGTATTTCTAACCCCTGAAAAATTACCTTTTAGCGGTGGCACTTACTTTCCTCCAAAACCGGCTTATGGAAAACCGTCGTGGTTGGATGTACTGATGTACATGAAAAATATTTTCGCCAACGAAAGAGATAAAGTTGAAGAACAAGCGCAATTGTTGAAAGAACATCTGTTAAAAATGGACAATGCTTTTATTGACCAAACATCAATTGCCATTACCGAAAAAATATTTACAAAAGAAGAAATAAATACTGCCGTAAAAAGTATCGAACAACAATTTGATTTAATCAATGGTGGTTTTGGAAATGCACCTAAATTTCCGGGTGCTATGACATTACTATTTTTGGTCAGATATAATTTTTTCGAACCGAATGAACAAATCGAAAAACAAATACATTTATCGTTGCGCAAAATGATGTTGGGCGGAATTTATGATCATCTTGCAGGAGGGTTTGCACGTTATACCGTTGACAGCAAATGGATGATTCCGCATTTTGAAAAAATGTTATACGATAATGCATTACTGGTGAGTTTATATAGTGAAGCTTATCGAGCAAGCAGCAATGCAGATTACGCGCATGTAGTAACCCAAACATTACATTTTATAGAAACAGAATTGATGAGCAGCGAATATGGATTTTATGCTTCATATGATGCAGATTCAGAAGGAGAGGAGGGTAAGTTTTATACCTTCACACAAGATGAATTATTTGAAGTTTTAAAAGATGATTTTGAATTTGCAAAAACCGTTTTTAATTGCACACCTACAGGTAATTGGGAACACACAAATATTTTATTCAGAACACAAACAGATGCTGAAATTGCAGCAGCGCAACAAATTGATACAGAAGCAGTTCGAACTAAACTTAATTCTATTGAACAACGCTTGTTGAAATACCGTAATCAGCGTATTAAGCCGGGTTTGGATGATAAAATTATTTTATCCTGGAATGCCATGATGTGCGCTGCATTTGTTCAGGCTTATAAGGCATTAGGGAACGAACATTACCGAAATGTAGCAGTGCAAAATATTGAATTTATTTTGAAAGCGTTTACCAATAAAAATAAGCCGGGAAGTTTATTACACACCTATAAAAACGGCACTGCAAAATATCCTGCGTTTATTGAAGATTATGCAACCTGTATTCAAGCGTTGTTAGATGTTTATGGAATTACAGGAAACGATAATTATCTGGAACAGGCGGTTCAATTTACTGATTATGTAAAAACACATTTTGCAGGTGGTGATGGACTGTATTTTTATACAGAAAAAAATCAGGCAGATGTACCTTATCGCAGCAAAGATTTTTATGATAATGCAACACCAAGTGGTAATTCGGTAATGGTAAATAATTTGTTGCAGCTGGCAATTTTAACCGGCAATCAAAATTATTATGCCGATGCTGAAAAAATGGTTGCGCAATTAAAAATAAATATGCTGAAACATGGTACTTCATTTGGGAATTGGCTTACCTCAGCTTTAACATTTATTTATCCATTTGCCGAAACAGCAATAACCGGATTGGATGCTGAAAAAAATCGCGATGTGATTTACCATTATTATTATCCGCACCTAATTATTCAAACTGATACAACAGGTGAAAAAAAATACCCATTATTGCAAAGCAGGTTTGTAAAAGGTGAAAATAAAATATACCTCTGCCAAAATCAAACCTGTAAGTTGCCTGTCAGCAATGTGCAAGATTTTATTGAACTGTTAAATAAATTTTGA
- a CDS encoding type IX secretion system membrane protein PorP/SprF produces MRISLFSLLSICCFGLAAQNSQLYSYGQRDPQFTQFMFNPTYFNPAAAGEEDAWISTLDVRNQWVNLPGAPVSQIITSHLPIYKISSGAGLVVSNDLAGQQRNTGVSAMYAYHKRFRTSTLSIGVSGGIIQQQLRGDKLTTPTGNYEGIIDHNDPNLPVTLRTEVLPDASLGLYFFGKSLKIGVSASHLLLPLQASKETAVTDVQYNPNGYVYVGYDINMTSRLMLTPSVLYKTDLQSSIVDVNTIFTFNDNILAGASFRGYTNGRYDAVSLIGGLNFSGNWRVSYSYDITLSELNSVSSGSHEVVLRYRLPVARPRAGKMINNPRYLYH; encoded by the coding sequence ATGCGCATCAGTTTATTTAGTCTCCTCTCTATATGTTGTTTTGGCTTAGCGGCTCAAAACAGTCAGCTATATAGTTACGGGCAGCGCGATCCGCAGTTTACCCAGTTTATGTTTAATCCAACCTATTTTAACCCTGCAGCGGCCGGAGAAGAGGATGCATGGATTTCCACACTCGATGTGCGTAATCAATGGGTCAATTTGCCGGGTGCTCCTGTGTCACAAATTATCACTTCTCACTTACCAATCTATAAAATTTCAAGTGGAGCCGGTTTAGTAGTGAGTAACGATTTAGCAGGGCAGCAGCGTAATACGGGTGTTTCAGCAATGTATGCCTACCATAAGCGTTTCAGAACTTCAACTTTGAGTATCGGCGTAAGTGGTGGTATTATTCAACAGCAACTGAGAGGCGATAAACTAACCACTCCAACTGGTAATTACGAGGGTATTATCGACCATAATGACCCTAATTTGCCTGTCACACTTCGAACCGAGGTGTTACCCGATGCCTCCTTAGGCCTCTATTTCTTTGGAAAAAGTTTGAAAATCGGTGTTTCGGCGAGTCATTTATTACTTCCGTTGCAGGCAAGTAAGGAAACCGCGGTTACCGACGTACAATATAATCCCAATGGATACGTTTATGTGGGATATGACATTAACATGACAAGCAGGTTAATGTTAACACCGAGTGTTCTTTATAAAACTGACCTTCAATCGTCGATAGTAGATGTGAATACGATATTTACTTTCAACGATAATATTTTAGCCGGGGCATCGTTTAGAGGTTACACAAATGGCCGCTACGATGCAGTGTCGCTGATTGGTGGGCTAAATTTTTCAGGAAACTGGAGGGTGAGTTATTCATACGACATTACGTTATCGGAGTTAAATTCGGTGAGTTCGGGGTCGCATGAAGTTGTGTTGAGATACAGGTTACCGGTGGCTCGTCCACGGGCGGGAAAAATGATAAATAACCCGCGTTATCTGTATCATTAA
- a CDS encoding SUMF1/EgtB/PvdO family nonheme iron enzyme produces the protein MKRNLPLLTFACVAIIVGSGCSSSGWSDYRGQLLGMQDRPEWEPVNPFGMVYIPSGTLHIGPSDQDVNNSLWQRTKSISIQGFYMDDAEITNNEYRQFVYWVKDSISHVLLDHYKEEEEGQETEVPLIDWDQEIDWDDEETRSRLEELYLPASETYYGIKSLDTRQLIYNYRWVKWKEAASKSNRDKNIADFIVEEPVTIYPDTLVWVHDYTYSFNEPMTRQYFSHPAFDDYPVVGVSWKQANAFATWRSDFWNDWRRNHEEVQVDDFRLPTEHEWEYAARGGRDQAPYPWGGPYVRNTKGCYLANFKPGRGNYPEDGGYYTVKVYSYAPNDFGVYNMAGNVSEWTSTAFSENSYSFIHDENPDYRYDAEESDPPALKRKVIRGGSWKDISYYIQTGSRHWEFQDTAKCYVGFRCCMTFLGRSMSDF, from the coding sequence ATGAAAAGAAACCTGCCATTGTTAACTTTTGCATGCGTAGCCATTATTGTTGGAAGCGGTTGTAGTTCCTCAGGATGGAGCGATTACCGGGGCCAATTGTTAGGTATGCAAGATCGTCCGGAATGGGAGCCGGTAAACCCTTTTGGAATGGTTTACATCCCTTCAGGAACATTACACATCGGTCCCAGCGACCAGGATGTGAACAATTCTCTCTGGCAACGAACGAAGTCCATTTCAATTCAAGGGTTTTACATGGATGATGCGGAGATTACCAATAACGAATACAGACAATTCGTTTATTGGGTAAAAGATTCCATCTCTCACGTATTACTCGATCACTACAAAGAAGAAGAGGAAGGTCAGGAAACTGAAGTACCACTTATCGACTGGGATCAGGAAATTGACTGGGACGATGAAGAAACGCGTTCACGCCTCGAAGAATTGTATCTGCCAGCCAGCGAAACTTATTACGGAATTAAGTCGCTCGACACACGTCAGCTGATTTATAACTACCGTTGGGTGAAATGGAAAGAAGCTGCCAGCAAATCTAACCGCGATAAAAATATTGCCGACTTCATTGTTGAAGAACCGGTAACTATTTATCCCGATACATTGGTTTGGGTACACGATTATACCTATTCATTTAATGAACCAATGACCCGTCAGTATTTTTCACATCCTGCATTTGATGATTATCCTGTAGTTGGGGTATCATGGAAACAGGCTAACGCTTTTGCAACATGGCGTTCTGATTTCTGGAACGACTGGAGAAGAAACCATGAAGAAGTTCAGGTTGACGACTTCCGTTTACCTACAGAACACGAATGGGAATATGCAGCACGCGGTGGAAGAGACCAGGCTCCTTATCCTTGGGGTGGTCCGTATGTTAGAAATACCAAAGGTTGTTACTTAGCAAACTTTAAACCCGGCCGTGGTAACTATCCTGAAGATGGTGGTTATTATACCGTTAAGGTATATTCTTATGCACCAAACGATTTCGGTGTATATAATATGGCAGGTAACGTTTCAGAATGGACATCTACAGCATTTTCAGAAAATAGTTACTCATTTATACATGATGAAAACCCTGATTATCGTTATGATGCAGAGGAGAGCGATCCACCGGCATTAAAACGTAAAGTAATCAGAGGCGGATCATGGAAAGATATTAGTTATTATATCCAGACAGGTTCTCGTCACTGGGAATTTCAGGATACAGCTAAATGTTATGTTGGATTCCGTTGTTGCATGACCTTCCTCGGTCGTTCAATGAGCGATTTCTAA
- the gldL gene encoding gliding motility protein GldL, translating into MSAFFESDRFKRIKNLIIGCGASVVLVGALFKIMHWEGADFMLMVGMLTEAVLFLMLGILPPHKDYYWEKIYPDLDVAPEVEEAKSGKKAVHKMEPRESVTRQLDKMLEDSKVEPVMIERLGENLKRLGENIEKLSDVQDAAVNTNEYSTKIKDASMAVAEMRDAYSNAAKAMEQITASSVDTTKYHEQVQMVTKNLGQLNAIYELELQDTNNHLKAMNKFYGSLNSAMDNLQDSVTDTAKYREEIAQLSNNLSALNRVYGNMLSAMSMGATRS; encoded by the coding sequence ATGTCAGCATTTTTCGAATCCGATCGTTTTAAACGAATTAAAAACCTAATCATTGGTTGCGGTGCTTCTGTCGTACTCGTTGGAGCGCTTTTCAAAATCATGCACTGGGAAGGCGCCGATTTCATGTTAATGGTTGGTATGCTTACAGAAGCAGTACTCTTCTTAATGCTCGGTATTCTCCCTCCTCACAAAGATTACTATTGGGAAAAAATCTATCCGGATCTGGATGTAGCTCCTGAAGTTGAAGAAGCTAAATCAGGTAAAAAAGCAGTTCATAAAATGGAACCACGCGAAAGCGTTACCCGTCAGTTGGACAAAATGTTAGAAGACAGCAAAGTTGAGCCTGTTATGATTGAACGTTTAGGTGAAAACTTAAAACGTTTAGGCGAAAACATTGAAAAACTATCAGATGTTCAAGATGCTGCTGTTAATACAAATGAGTATTCAACAAAAATTAAAGACGCTTCAATGGCTGTTGCTGAAATGCGCGATGCTTATTCTAATGCTGCAAAAGCAATGGAACAAATCACTGCATCTTCAGTTGACACAACTAAGTACCATGAACAAGTTCAAATGGTAACTAAAAACTTAGGTCAGTTGAATGCTATTTATGAATTAGAGTTACAAGACACGAACAATCACTTAAAAGCAATGAACAAATTCTATGGCAGCCTTAACAGTGCTATGGATAACCTTCAGGATTCAGTTACTGACACTGCTAAATACCGTGAAGAAATTGCTCAGTTGTCAAATAACTTATCAGCATTGAACCGTGTATATGGTAACATGTTGAGTGCAATGAGCATGGGTGCTACCCGTTCATAA
- the gldM gene encoding gliding motility protein GldM, whose product MSIPKEPRQLMINLMYLVLTALLALNVSAEILNAFNTVNKGISDSNGLLDSKNQLMMGMITKAASKDGRAETQAILKQAEEATKLSNDFVAYVEALKEEVKAAAGGPNPENPEKLKTEGEMEKTSNLFLNKGKGKELHNKIEETRAKFVNILGKDSGIDIPIKITEVPKGEKHATSWETYNFDRVPAVAVMTILTKFQQDAKSSESTILDFLRRKINAEDIQVDKMAAQVVAPSAYVRKGAEYTADIFIGATSEAIKPKVFIGSFTGAVKKDASDPNGKAFEMVESETMPLSGAREIEVAGGMGKIKETASGERKFQGVIQIPSPSKEGMFRFYPFEFGYETFEVGKAVVSPTAMNVLYIGVDNPIKISVPGYASDKVSASGCGIVKVKGEEYNAKPTTAGEADITVTVKTAKGSETSAEKFRVRRIPDPYAYILNTKGGPLKIGEFKAAEGLIVKNPDFVFQIPYTVTSFEMIYAPKVGNVVSDVSNSSKFSSIMKDIQKKAKPGDTIVLQNVTVKMPDGRSVPVNTSFKLIGG is encoded by the coding sequence ATGTCAATACCTAAGGAACCACGCCAGCTCATGATTAACCTCATGTACCTGGTGCTTACAGCCCTTCTGGCATTGAACGTATCTGCGGAAATTTTGAATGCCTTTAATACCGTTAACAAGGGTATTAGCGACAGTAACGGTTTGCTTGATAGCAAAAACCAACTGATGATGGGCATGATTACTAAAGCTGCTTCTAAAGACGGCCGTGCTGAAACTCAGGCAATCTTAAAGCAAGCTGAAGAAGCAACAAAACTGAGCAACGATTTTGTTGCCTACGTTGAAGCGTTGAAGGAAGAAGTGAAAGCTGCTGCAGGCGGTCCAAATCCTGAAAATCCTGAAAAATTAAAAACTGAAGGTGAAATGGAAAAAACCAGTAACCTGTTTTTAAATAAAGGAAAAGGTAAGGAACTGCATAATAAAATTGAAGAAACAAGAGCAAAGTTTGTTAATATTTTAGGTAAAGATTCAGGAATTGATATTCCAATCAAAATTACTGAAGTGCCTAAAGGTGAAAAACACGCTACCAGTTGGGAAACTTACAATTTTGACCGCGTACCGGCTGTTGCTGTTATGACAATTTTGACAAAATTCCAACAGGATGCTAAAAGCTCTGAAAGTACAATCCTCGATTTCTTAAGAAGAAAAATCAATGCTGAAGATATTCAGGTTGATAAAATGGCAGCTCAGGTTGTAGCTCCTTCCGCTTATGTGCGTAAAGGTGCTGAATACACAGCTGACATTTTTATCGGTGCAACTTCAGAAGCTATCAAACCTAAAGTGTTTATCGGATCATTTACCGGCGCTGTTAAAAAAGACGCTAGCGATCCAAATGGTAAAGCTTTTGAAATGGTAGAAAGTGAAACTATGCCATTAAGCGGCGCTCGTGAAATCGAAGTTGCAGGTGGTATGGGTAAAATTAAAGAAACTGCATCCGGTGAACGTAAGTTCCAGGGTGTAATCCAAATTCCTTCTCCAAGTAAGGAAGGTATGTTCCGTTTTTATCCTTTCGAATTCGGTTACGAAACTTTCGAAGTGGGTAAAGCCGTGGTTTCTCCTACAGCAATGAACGTATTATATATCGGCGTTGATAACCCAATCAAAATTTCTGTTCCGGGTTATGCTTCTGATAAAGTAAGCGCTTCAGGTTGTGGTATCGTTAAAGTTAAAGGTGAAGAATACAATGCAAAACCAACTACAGCAGGTGAAGCTGACATTACCGTAACTGTGAAAACAGCAAAAGGTAGCGAAACATCCGCTGAAAAGTTCCGTGTGCGTCGTATCCCGGATCCATACGCATATATCTTAAACACTAAAGGTGGTCCACTTAAAATAGGTGAATTTAAAGCCGCTGAAGGTCTTATTGTTAAAAATCCGGATTTCGTATTCCAGATTCCTTATACAGTAACAAGTTTTGAGATGATTTATGCACCTAAAGTAGGTAACGTTGTTTCCGACGTGTCAAACAGCAGCAAATTTTCCAGTATCATGAAAGATATTCAGAAAAAAGCTAAACCTGGTGATACTATCGTATTACAAAACGTTACAGTTAAAATGCCTGACGGCAGAAGCGTACCGGTAAATACATCATTTAAATTAATCGGTGGTTAA